One genomic window of Nitrospiria bacterium includes the following:
- a CDS encoding cohesin domain-containing protein translates to MKLKPHIPPRWNLFFLLPLFIFTLTFSPMGDPSSRNSQAAPLSRIILTIELFGPPVMGAVSFIIEYNNQIVTFESVTAAGSASGAMVMPNSKPEKGWVKIGLIKADGFSPGTVMTLTFQVIGSGAPDTEAFQMSALDVKDLSGRTVQTDQVLMSVTAGP, encoded by the coding sequence ATGAAATTAAAACCCCACATCCCTCCCCGATGGAATCTTTTTTTCCTTTTGCCCCTATTTATTTTTACCTTAACGTTTTCCCCAATGGGGGACCCCTCTTCTCGAAATTCTCAGGCAGCCCCTCTTTCACGCATCATTCTCACCATCGAGCTTTTCGGCCCACCTGTGATGGGCGCAGTCTCTTTCATCATCGAATATAACAATCAAATAGTTACATTTGAGAGCGTCACTGCCGCCGGTTCGGCTTCTGGAGCGATGGTGATGCCGAACTCAAAACCTGAAAAAGGGTGGGTAAAAATAGGCTTAATCAAAGCCGATGGGTTCAGTCCCGGAACGGTAATGACCTTGACTTTTCAGGTCATTGGTTCCGGTGCCCCGGATACGGAAGCCTTTCAAATGTCAGCGCTTGACGTAAAAGATCTCTCCGGACGGACAGTTCAAACAGATCAAGTGCTAATGTCAGTAACCGCCGGTCCTTAA